Within the Desulfatibacillum aliphaticivorans DSM 15576 genome, the region CATAGGTTTTTTGGGGGTTGATTTTTTCCTTGCCCAAAAAATGAACCTTCCAGGCCGGAACGACCATGACGTACAAATAGGCCCAAGCGCAAGTGTACAGATGGAGGATGACCAGCCTTTTGTCAAAGAGAACGGTCAGCAGCCACAGCAACAGAGCCCCGCAGAAGAAAAAAATGGAGGTTACAGCGATAAAGATCAGAAGTGCTATTGAAATCAACCTGTTAAACATTAATCCTCCTTGGTCGCCGGTGAAAGGTCATGGGTTCCACCCGTGGGAATAACGGAACGCAAAGAACGGCGCAATTTTTTTATCGAACGGACTAACAACCGGCTCATTTTTAACCGAAATATTAAAAACTCGTTCGCATATTTTTTTGCATATCACTAACCGCATTGACAGGCAAGGCGCGGCGCGTCATCAGGACGGCAAGGGTGGGATTCGGGGCGCCCCGGGAAAAACAAAACGGGCGAGCCGAAGCTCGCCCGATGAATTTTAAATCAAGAAAAAATTTGTAATTAAGGATGGTTAGACCTTGATGGCGGCCAGCATGCCTTTCAGGGCTTCGGCCAGAGAGACAAGCTCCTTGATGCGGTCTTCCATGGCGTGGGCGCCTTGGGTGTTGGATTCCATGGCGTCCTGAATGCCGGACAGGGCGTCCGTAACCTGCTCCACGCCTTGAAGCTCCTGGCGGCTGGTTGCGGCGATTTTCCGGGAGGAGCCCACGGCGGCGTCGATGTTTTGGGCCAGCTTGTTGATGGCCTGGACGGTGCGATTGTTCAGCCCCTCCCCTTCCTGGGCCGAAAGGGAGCACTTTTCCGCCGCTTTAATGGCCCTGTCAGCTGCGACCTGGATTTCCTTTAATATGGAGCGCACCTGCCGCGTGGCGCCCTTGGATTGCTCGGACAGGGTCTTGACTTCGGCCGCAACCACCTGGAAGCCCTTGCCGAACTCTCCGGCCTTGGCCGCCTCAATGGAGGCGTTGACCGACAGCAGCTCGGATTGATGGGCCACCTCGTCCACCATGTCGATGATTTCGGAAATGCGCACGGCCTGGGCGCTGAGATTGGCCACGCTCTCTCCCACTTCCACCACCTGTCTGGTTATGACGTCCACTCCGTCCCCCATGGCGTTGGTGGCGCTTTTTCCCTCTTCATAGGCCAAGGCCGTGGATTCGGCGGAGGCGACCACCTGATCGGCGTTCTCGGAAGAGGATTGCACGGCCTGCCTCAGTTCGGTGGAGGTAACGTTAATCTGGGTCACGGAGGCGGACGTCTCGGACGCGGTGGAGGAAAACTGGGTCGCCATGGTGGAAAGCTCCCGGGACGATTCCGTCAGGGAGTCGGCGCCTTCCCTCACCCGAATGACCACCCGCGCCAAAGCGTCGCAAATCGCATTGACGGCATCGGCCATTTGCCGTGTTTCGTCTTTGGTCTTTAAATCCAATCGCCTGTCCATGCCTCCGCGGGAAACCCGGTCCGAAAAGGCCACGATTTTCATCATGGGATTGACGATGGAGCGTCCTACGGCGAAAGCTATACTTACACCCGTCAAGGAAAAGAGGATAAAGGATATGATGAAGATCCTTTTTGTCAGGGAAGTCGCCCATTTTGCCAACCCTGCCAAACCGGCGCCGAAATTTTCCTTGGCGATGTTAAGCTCGTCAATGGTCTTTCTGATCTTGGCGGTAAGCTCCATGCGGATGTCATAGTCATCGGTGTAATAATACTGCCAGGCCAGATCAATAATCACTTCATCCAAATCCGAGGACCTTTGAGCCCACTTGACCATTTCCTGCACACTCCTGTTTCCCTTCAAATATCGAAACAGGTCCATGAGTTCACGGGCCTCATCCGGGTCCACCGTGCTTGTCAACCCGACTACGCTGCTAACCAGGTCGTCTTCCGTCCCCTCGTTGAACGCTTGCTCGGCTTTTGCGCAAACCAGGGAGACCGCCATACAGCTTTTCCTTAACCGTACAAATTCCTTGTAATCTTCCTCGCCGCCTAAATTGAGATAGCGCTCCAACTTTACAAAGGATTCGTAGTGCATAACCGTGTGATCGTGCAGCCCCTTCTCCATCCCCACCACCCTCTCCATCACGGATAGGGATACCAGGCCCATGATCATGACGAATGCAGAGGAAAGGACGCCGATGGCGTACAGGACAAACATTTTTTTATTGATGGAATCCGTGAGGGAAAAACGCATTAAAAAGACGCTCCTGTGCCGTTGACAAAAATGAGCCAGATCGAATAGATGCTCAGCCTATTCCGAACCGCAAACCACTTGAAAAACCCGTTGCAATAAAGGCCGGAAGCACAGTCATTGCGGATTAAGATTGTTGCAGATAGCTGGAATTGCAGGCATAATGAAAACTTCGGAAGTTAAATTATCAAATCTTAAGGAAACAAAAAAGGGAAATATACAACCAGAGAAAAAAACTCCGGAATTTAATAAAAAACGCGAGTTTTACCCTAGCAAAAATGACTTTTTTAACTGGAGATCTTTTTCATATTTCAAAGGCGGCCAGGGAAAAAGCTGGCAATCTATAAAACAACAACCGGCGGAGAGGCCCTCCTGCCGCATTCCTTTCCGCCGAAATGCGGCGCGCCGAGGCGCCTTGGCCCGAATGATTAAAAGATTTTACACCTTGATGTTTTCCACCAGTTTTTTCAGGGTTTCCGCCAGTTGCACCAACTCGCGGGAGCGCGACTCCATGAGTTTGGCGCCCGCCGTGTTCTGCTGGGTGGCGTCTTTGATGTCGGCCAGAGCATCCGTCACCTGGGACACCCCTTGAAGCTCCTGGCGGGCGGTGGAGGAGATTTTTTTGGTAAAGGCCACGGCGCCGTCAAAGCTGTCCGCCAGTCTGGACATGGAATCCGAAGCCTGTTCATTGAGATTCAGGCCGTGGTTAACTGCGGAGGCGCTTTGTTCAGCGGCTTTGGCGGCGGCTTCCGCGGCTTTTTGAATTTCCTTTAAAATGGAGCGAACCTGCCGCGTGGCGCCCTTGGATTGCTCGGACAAAGTTTTGACTTCCGCCGCAACCACCTGGAAGCCCTTGCCGAACTCTCCAGCCTTGGCCGCCTCAATGGAGGCGTTGACCGACAGCAGTTCGGATTGATGGGCCACTTCGTCCACCATATCGATGATTTCAGCGATGCGTACAGCCTGAGCGCTTAGTTTGGCGATGCGTTCCCCCACCTCCACCACTTCCAGGTTGATCAGGCTCATTCCGTGGCCCATTTCTTCGGTGGCTTTTTTGCCAATTTCGTAAATCGTAGCGGAATGCTCGGCGTAAGAGGCCACGGAATCGGCGTTTTCCGAAGAAGTCTGCACAGCCTGCTTAAGCTCCTGGGCCGTCACGTTGATCTCGGAAACCGACGCGGATGTCTCGGTGGCTGTCGTGGCGAACTGATTGGCCGTGGAGGAAAGGTCCTGGGCGGATTCCGTCAGGGTTTCCGCTCCGTTCATGATTTTCACGGCCAAATCACGCAAGGCCTCGCAAATGGCGTTGACGGCAATGGCCAGGTCGCGGGTTTCATCTTTGGTTTCCACTTCAAGACGCCGGTCGAATCCTCCTTTGGAAACCCTTTGAGAAAAACGGATGGCCTTGACTATGGGCTTTACAATGGAACGTCCCATGAAATAGGAGGCGGTCACGCTTAAAACCAGAAACAGGACAAAAGTCCCCACAAAAACCCTGCGCACCGTTTTTACGACCCAAGACTTAAATGCGCTGATCGCCTCGGTGAAATTCACTTTGGCTTTCACAAGGTTCTTGAGGGACTCGTCGATTTTCGGCTTCAGGCCGGCCCGATATTCCGGATCAGGATTGTTGCGGTACGCCTCCATGATCGCCATAAACCGGTCTTCCTGGGCCACGGTTTCTTTGGCTGCCTGTATCATGGCGGCCATCATGGGGTTGGACCTGAGCTTCATCCCCAACTCCACCGTATCCTTGCCTTCCTCCGTGCTCATGTTGTCAAGCAGCCGTCCCATACTGTCAATTTTTTTCCGAATCTCCTCAACCGAATAGCTGCCGTCCGCCATGCTGAACTGAAAGGCGACTCCCCTGACCCTGGCGCGGATTTCCTTAAACTTTTCGTAATCCTCCGGGTTCCCTTCGTACATGTAACGCTGCAAGTAATCCAGGGATTCGAAATGCATGGTGGTGTGCTGATGGAGGCCTTCCTGCAGGCCCATCATTTTCTCCATCACCTGTAAGACAACCAAGCCCACGCCCAGGATAAATACGGAAGCCATCACCCCGGTCAAGGCCAGCACGACAGTTTTTTTTCTAATGGAATCGTTCAAGGAAAAACGCATACGGCAAACACTCCTTTGGAGTCCGAAAAGGGCGCCCAAATATTCCTATGGCTCTTTGTTTAAAGCAGGCTTGGAATTTCCTGGATATCATAAAATAGAGATGTGACAAATGCAAAACGCACTATATCTTCCCTGGTCCCCCGCCCTGTAAAAGATATTACATCAATCTATAAAACCACCAAAAACGTGTTAGCTCAAGAGGCAAATTTTCAAGCCCGGATACACAAGAGCCTAAAACACATCTCATATTGGTAACTTTTTTTGATATTATTTGATATAATAGATCAGTTTACTATATTAAGTCTATATCTTTTACGTTTTTTTTTGAGATATTCCCCAATTAGAAGCCTCGTGCGTTTTTATTCAATTTTTGTTACCCAATCTCCAGAAAAGCCTAATTAGCCCTCTTCCACTCTAAGAGGAATATCCCACTTTTTCATGTATTTCCAGATAGAGGTGCGGCTTTTGCCCAAACGGCGGCCCGCTTCGGCCTTGTTCCAGCCGCTTTGCTCCAGGGCTTCCAATAGCCTCTCTTTGGTGATTGCCCCACGAAACTTCGGTCCGTCGTCGGACCAGGGGAGCGGCTCGGAGGCGGCCTCCCGTCTGATTTCATAAGGCAGGTCATCCAGGTCGATCTTCCCGGAAGACCTTAGGACAAAGGCGTGCTCCACGGCGTTTTCCAATTCCCGCACATTGCCGGGCCAGCTATATTCCAACAGCTTTCGCATGGCCTTGTCCGCAACCCCTTCCAGGTTTTTTCCCGTTTTGGCGTTTTCCTCCAGGCGAAAATGATCCACGAGCAAAGGAATGTCCCTCCTGCGCTCGCGCAAAGGCGGAATATGGATGGGGAAAACCTTTAGCCTATAATAAAGATCCTGACGAAAAACGCCTTCCTCCACCAAGGAAAGCAGGTTTTTGTGAGTGGCTGCAATCACCCGGATGTTGATCTTGCGGGAGATGGACTCCCCTACTCGCTCGATCTCCCTTTCCTGCAGCACCCTCAGCAGGCGGACCTGAACCGCCGGGGTGAGCTCTGCAATTTCGTCCAGAAAAATCGTACCGTCCATGGCCTGCTCAAACCGCCCCACCCTGTCCCGGATGGCGCCGGTGAAAGCGCCCTTCACATGCCCGAACAACTCGCTTTCCAAGAGGGTTTCCGAAAGGGCGGAGCAATTCACCGTTACCATGGGGCCTGTGGACCGGCTGCTGTGATAATGGATGGCGCCGGCCACCAACTCCTTGCCCGTGCCGGACTCGCCGGTGACCAAAACCGTGACGTCGCTGGCCGCAGCCGCCTTGATGGCGGTAAAAACCTCCATCATGCCCTGGCTCTTGCCCACAATATTGCCGAATTCATGCATCTCGCCCAGACGGCGGGCGGCCTCCTCCGCCTCCTCCCTGGCCCGCTTGATCTCCGTCAGGTCCGTGATGGTTTCCACAATGCCTTCCATCACCCCCTGTTCATTGAACACGGGGCGGGCGTTTTTGATCACGGCCACGTCGTGGCCGTTTTTATGCCGAAGGGCGCATTCCTTGCTCACACCCTTTTTGTATTTCCTGACCCCGCAATCCTTGAAGTTGGTGGGGCACCCCTGTTGTACGCATTGGTCAAACTGAAGCATCTGGCAGGTCATGCCCAGCGCTTCCTCCGACTTGTACCCGGAAATCTTCTCCATGGCCCGGTTCCACGAGGTGACGCGCCCCTGGGAGTCCATGGTGAAAACCCCTTCCGCCATGGAGTCCATGATCATATTGACAAAGCGCAGGTTCCAAATCTGATGATTTTCAGCGTTCAAAGCGTTCACTCCCTTTGTAAATTAACGCAAAGTAACGTTACTTGTTAACACAAGTAACGTTACCCGTCCAGTCAAGTTCGGATACAAAACCATGGGAAACCTCCTTCATAAACCACTATTTATGTTAAAATTCAATATATTATAAAAAAGCATAATATTTTCAACCCCCTTGGCGCCCCTCTTGCTCTATTATCAGGACGGGAGACAAAAAACCTTTTATCAGGAGAATAACTCCATGGAAATCAATGAAACGAGCTTTGGAAAAGTGACAGGCAAGGGCGTATCCCTTGTGGATTTTTACGCCACGTGGTGCGGCCCGTGCAAGGCCCAGGAGCCCATCATCAAGGAACTGGAAAAAAATTTCAGCGGCAGGGCGGTGGTGACCAAAATGGACGTGGACCAAAACCGGGATACGGCGGCCAAACTGGGCATCTCCAGCATCCCCACCGTGGTTGTGTTCAAGGACGGCAAGGAAGTGGAGCGCTTCATCGGCCTTCAGAACCAGCAGACATTGAGTGCGGCCCTGGAAAGCGCGTTGATTTAAAAAGCAGGACCGGAAGGAGGACAGTTATGGGAAAATGCACGAATCACCCTGACCGGGAAACAAGCTACATGTGTATGAAGAACGGAACCTACCTGTGTGAGGACTGCCTGAAGTGCATGAGCCCCAATGTCCACTGTAAATTCAGACCGTCCTGCCCCATTTGGTTTATGGATAAAAAGGGCGGAAAAGACATTGATACGGACGCAGCCTGAACAGGAGGAGCTCCATGTGGAAAATCCTGGCTAACATCAATAAAAATTTAATCTTTGCCATCCCAATCATGATGGTTCTGGGCTTTGTATTTGGAGTATTCGTCCAGGCCTCGTTTTTAAAATCCGCCATCATCCCATTGACCTTCCTCATGGTCTACCCCATGATGGTGAACCTGAAAATCAAAAAGGTCTTTGAAGGCGGCGACGTCAAGGCCCAGGTCATGACCCAGGTGGTCAACTTCGGCGTGATTCCCTTCGCAGCCTTCGGCCTGGGGCAATGGTTTTTTCCGGACCAGCCTTATATGGCTCTGGGACTGCTCCTTGCGGGCCTGGTCCCCACCAGCGGCATGACCATTTCGTGGACCGGGTTCGCCAACGGCAACGTGGCGGCCGCCGTCAAAATGACGGTCATCGGCCTGACGCTGGGATCCATAGCCACCCCCTTTTACGTCAAGGCCTTGATGGGCGCGGAACTGGAAGTGAACATCATGGCTGTGATGAAGCAAATCCTGTTCATTGTTTTTCTGCCCATGGCCGCCGGCTTTGTCACCCAACAGGCCTTAATCAGAAAGTACGGCCAGGAGCAGTTCCAGCAGCATTTGGCGCCGCGCTTTCCCGGCCTGTCCACCGCCGGGGTGCTGGGCATCGTCTTTGTGGCCATGGCGCTGAAAGCCAAGGCCATCGCCGCTTCCCCTGAAATGTTGGCATACATTTTGTTGCCGCTTGGCATACTTTATGCTATAAATTATTTACTGAGCACATTGTTAGGCAAGTGGCTCTTGCATGAAAAAGACGCAAAAGCCATGGTTTACGGGTCGGTGATGCGAAACCTTTCCATCGCCCTGGCCATTTCCATCAACGCCTTCGGCCCCCAGGGCTCCACAGCCGCTTTGGTGATTGCTGTGGCGTACATTATTCAGGTGCAGTCCGCCGCCTGGTACGTTAAATTTTCCGAGAACATTTTTTCCGCAGGCGGGAAAAGTCCTGAAAAGCCGGCTGTCGCGCCGGTCAAGCCCAGAAAAGGAGTCTCTACGGGTTGATTCGAAATGCCCTATTTTTTTTACGCCGGCCGCGCTCCCATTACGGGAGCCGCGGCAGCGGTGCGTTTAAGGCCCGCCCACGGATGGACCGGGCTATCAGGAGGGAAGTTGTAATATGAAATTTTTGGTAATTGGAGGGGACGCAGCGGGCATGAGCGCCGCAAGCAGGGCCAAAAGGCTCTCCCCGGACATGGAAGTCATTGTATTGGAAAAGACCGAGGACGTATCTTACAGCGCCTGCGGTATGCCTTACAATATCGGAGACGAGTCGCGGGACCTGGAGGACCTGGTGGTCCGCAAGGCCCAGGCGTTCAGAGACAAGCAGGGGATCAACCTGCTCACCGGGCATGAAGCCCTGGAGTTGGATCCCGGCAGCAGAGCCGTGCGAGGCAAAACTTTGCAGGGAGAGGAGTTTGAATACTATTACGACAAACTCCTTATCGCTACGGGCGGCTCAGCAATCATCCCCCAGGTGGAAGGCATGGACAGTCCCGGCGTATTGCCCTTGAAAAGCCTGGAACACGCCCGCAAAATCAAGTCCCTCATTACGAATTCCAAGGTTAAAAAAGCCGTCATTCTCGGCATGGGATACATCGGCCTGGAAATGTGCGAGGCCCTGACCGAGAGAGGCGTGGAAGTCTCCATGGTCAAGCCCAATCCCATGTTTCTGCCCTGGATGGACCGGGAGCTTGCAGACCGTCTCCAGCAGGAGGTGGAATCCCGCGGCGTAAAGCTGTATTTGGGCCAGGAATTGCAAAAGGTTGAGAACACCGGCTCAGGCCTTAAAGTCGTTTGCAACGACTTAACCCTGGATGCGGACCTGCTCATTCCCGCCATAGGGATTACGCCCAACAGCGAGTTCGCTTCCAAGGCCGGCCTGAAAACCAGCGTGGGCGATTCCATCGCCGTGGACAAAGGGCTGAAAACATCCGACGAGCACATCTACTCCGCCGGCGACTGCGCCGACGCCTATCACGTGGTTTCCGGCCAAAAAACCTGGATCCCCCTGGCCTTGTACGCCAACCGGGGCGGCTGGGCCGCGGCCGACAACGTGAACGGCAAAGGCGTGGAAGTGCCAGGCGTTGTGGGCTCCGCCGTGTTCAAGGTCTTTGACTTTGAAGCGGCCCGCACGGGCCTCAATATGCGCGAAGCGGAAAAAGCGGGCTTCGAGCCCGTAAGCGTCACCATCAAAACACGGTCCCGCGCCCACGGCCACCCGGGCAATACAACTCTCCGGGTGCATATGGTGGGCGACAAAAAATCAGGCCGTCTGCTCGGCATACAGATGGCGGGCCGAGACGGATGCGCCCATCGCATTAACACAGGCGCTGCAGCCTTGCACAATCACATGACCGTAGCGGATTTCAGCCGGATGGACCTGGCTTACGCCCCGCCTTTCGGCCCAGTTTGGGACCCCGTGCTGACGGCCGCCAACCAACTGGTGAAAAAACTGTAACTCTCAAGGAGAATTACGACATGGGGAAAATCTCCCGAAGATCGTTCATTAAAGGAAGCCTGGCGGCGGCCGGCGCCCTGAGCGTTTCCGCCGCCCCCCTGCCCGCTTCCGCAAAAGGAATAGGCCCCGGGGAACTGGCCACCATGCTGGACATCGGCAAATGCATTGGATGCGGCGCCTGCGTGGAAGCCTGCCGGGATAGCAACGAGCATAAATTTCCCGAGCCGGACAAACCCTTTCCCAAAATGTATCCTCCCAGGGTGAAGACCGCCGACTGGTCGGATAAACGGGATATTGACGACCGCCTGACCCCGTACAACTGGCTGTTCATCCAATACGCGGACGTGGAGATCAACGGAGAGCAAACCACCATCACCGTGCCTCGCCGTTGCATGCACTGCACCAACCCGCCCTGCGCCGACCTTTGCCCTTTTGGAGCCGCCAGAAAACTGAAAAACGGCATCACCCGGATTCACCCGGACATCTGCCTGGGCGGCGCCAAATGCAAACTGGTCTGTCCTTGGGATATCCCTGAACGCCAGACAGGCGTAGGCCCCTATTTGCAGGTGCTGCCCAACTTTGCGGGAAACGGCGTCATGTTCAAATGCGACCGCTGCTACGATCTGATCGAACAGGGGGAGCTGCCGGCCTGCATCGAGGCCTGCCCCGAGGACGTCCAGACAATAGGCCCCCGGGACGAGATCATCGCCGCGGCCTACGCCCGGGCCGAGGAAATCAACGGGTACGTATACGGCGATAAGGAGAACGGAGGAACCAACACCATTTACGTGTCTCCCGTTCCTTTTGACGTTTTGAACGAAGCCCTGGAAAAAGGCCCCGGCATGCCCCATATGGCGCCTGTGCCCGATTCCATGGCCCATGCAGACACTCTGGCGAAAGCCATGATTCTGGCCCCGATTGCCGGATTGGCGGCCGGATTCATCAAATTCACCGGAGGAGCCAAGCCCTCCAGCCAATCAAACAAAGAGGAGTCTTAATCATGGAAAAGACAGTTGCAACATGCAGCGCCGCACCGTCCAAGGCCATGGTCAGGCTCTATATAGCCGTCATTGCGGTTTTGGCTTTCACCGGCTTCGGCCAGATGCCCATTTTCAAACGGTACTACCTGGCGGACATTCCCGGGCTGGGATGGAGCGCGAATTTTTTCGTCACCCACGCCATCCACTACCTGGGCGCCAGCGTGCTGTTTTTCCTCATGGCTTATCATATCACGGGCTATTTTCTGGCCGGAAGGCATTCCTGCACCCTGACCAAATCGGGTTGGACCAGGGTGATTTTCCTGGCGGGCCTGACCGTCACGGGGATCTTTCGCGTTCTGAAAAATATGCCGGATATTTTGTTTTCCCCCAACTTCACCATGTTCATCGACTTCGCCCATCTGGGCTTTGCCATGCTCTTTTTATTTTCATGCTTGGGTTTTCTTATATTTCGGACAGGATGGCTTAAGGAGGTAACTCACAACTAAATCTTTATTTAGGGGAGGCTCTATGTACAGAAAACTAGGCTTTTTCGCACTGGCCGCTTGTTTGGCGATTGGGCTCGGACTTGCCCTTTCGGCCAGCGCAGCCACCGGGGATGGAAGAGAGGGTCCAAAGCCGCCGTTTGGGAACCCAAACTCGGCTAACAACACGGCGGACCACTCCAAATTCGAGGTTCTTCAAAAGGAGTTTAAGTCAGGCCCGGAAGTCACCAAGGCCTGCCTGAGCTGCCACAACGAAGCTGCGGAGCAGTTTCAGAAAACCATCCATTGGAAATGGTTGTGCCCGGCCGCCAAGCCCGAAGCCAAGCTCGGCAAAGCAGGGTACGTGGTAAACAACTTCTGCATCAACATCAATTCCAATGAACCGCGCTGTACGTCCTGCCACGCAGGCTACGGCTACAAAAACAAAGACTTCGACTTTTCCGTGCAGGAAAACGTGGACTGTCTGGTCTGCCACGAGCAAACCGGAACCTACAAAAAATTCCCCCCGGGCGCGGGCTATGTGGTCAAGGAGCCCACCATGTTTGGAGGGAAGGAATGGCTGCCCCCTGATTTTGCCAAGGTGGCGCAGTCCGTGGCCCTGCCCACCCGTAAGAATTGCGGAACCTGCCATTTTTACGGCGGCGGCGGCGAAGGGGTCAAGCACGGAGACCTGGACGCCAGCCTGTACAAACCAAAATGGGACCTGGACGTTCACATGAACGTTGACGGGGAAAACTTCACCTGCACCCGCTGCCACACCACAGTGCAGCACGCCGTTGCCGGACGGTGCTACAAGTCCACCCCGCTCACCGACCGCAGGAGCCTGCTGGATTCCGACCTCATCCACCGGATTACCTGCTATTCCTGCCATTCGGAAAAACCGCACAAAACCGACGCCAAGCTGAACGACCACACGGACAAGGTGTCTTGCCAGGCCTGCCACATTCCTGAATTCGCCAGGGAGCATTCCACCAAAATGTCCTGGGACTGGTCCACAGCCGGTAAAAAGAACGCCAAGGGCAAACCGTTGGTCATCGAAAAGGACGGACGCCATTCCTACAATGGCATGAAGGGGGATTTTGTCTGGAAGAAGAACGTGGTCCCGGAATACAAATGGTTTAACGGGAAACTGACCTACCTGACCCTGACGGACAAAATCGATCCGGCCCAGCAGCCCATAGAGATCAACAAGGCTCACGGCTCTTACGACGACCCGGACGCCCGCATCTTTCCGTTCAAGGTGCACAAAGGCAAACAGCCTTTCGACAAAGTGAACAACACCTTTGTGGTTCCCCACCTTTTCGGCAAGGATAAAAACGCCTACTGGAAGGGATACAACTGGGCCAACGCCATTCAAACGGGCATGGACTACACGGGTCTCCCCTACTCCGGCGAGTTCGATTTCATCAGCACGGAGTACATGTACCAGACCACCCACATGGTCGCACCCAAGGAGAAAGCCCTTTCCTGCGACGCCTGCCACGCTCCCCAGGGACGCCTGGCCAAGCTCACCGGCTTTTACCTGCCGGGCAGAGACGCCAACGGCTTCGTGGATTATATCGGATGGCTCATCGTCGTCGCCTCTTTACTCGGAGTCCTGTTCCACGGACTGGTTCGCATTGCCTCCACCGGCAATGGAAAGGAGGAATAAGATGAGTCAAGCGCCTATGAAAAAAATCTACCTGTATACGCGTTTTGAACGTTTCTGGCATTGGGCTCAGGCCGTGCTGATCCTATTCCTGCTCTTCACGGGCCTGGAAGTGCACGGGGTCTACAAAATCTTCGGATACGAAGAAGCCGTGGAGCTCCACAACCTGGCCGCCTGGACCTGGCTGATCCTGTACATCTTCATTATATTCTGGGAAGCCACCACCGGCGAATGGAAGCAATACATCCCCACCACCAGAAAGCTGGTGACTGTGGCCATGTATTACAGCATCGGCATTTTCCGGGGAGATCCCCATCCCGTGCCCAAGACGGAACGGGTCAAACACAACCCCCTGCAGCGCCTCACCTACCTGGGCATCGCCCTGGTTTTGGTACCGCTGCAAATCGTGACGGGGATTCTGTATTATTTCTATAACGACTGGGCCGTCCTGGGCATCCACATGAAGCTGGGAACCCTGGCGGCCGTGCATATGTTCGGGGCCTTGATGCTTTTGGCGTTCGTCATCGTCCATGTGTACATGACCACCACGGGCCACACCATCATGGCCCACATCAAGGCCATGATCTCGGGATGGGAGGAAGTTCCCGACACGCCGGACGAAAAAGAGGCATAGAACCAAGACAGCCGGAGGCGAAAGCCTCCGGCTGTTAAATTTTTACAAAAACCAATTTGTTCTCCCTGACTGCAACAGCGTTTGACGCAGCTGTCATCCCCCCAAAAACAATCCAATGGGAGGACGCCGGAGCTGGCGCCGGCCATTAAGCCTTACGTTTCTCTTCCTCGTCGTCGTCATATATTTTCATATCCGGGTACAGCTTCCTGGCGCAATC harbors:
- a CDS encoding methyl-accepting chemotaxis protein gives rise to the protein MRFSLTDSINKKMFVLYAIGVLSSAFVMIMGLVSLSVMERVVGMEKGLHDHTVMHYESFVKLERYLNLGGEEDYKEFVRLRKSCMAVSLVCAKAEQAFNEGTEDDLVSSVVGLTSTVDPDEARELMDLFRYLKGNRSVQEMVKWAQRSSDLDEVIIDLAWQYYYTDDYDIRMELTAKIRKTIDELNIAKENFGAGLAGLAKWATSLTKRIFIISFILFSLTGVSIAFAVGRSIVNPMMKIVAFSDRVSRGGMDRRLDLKTKDETRQMADAVNAICDALARVVIRVREGADSLTESSRELSTMATQFSSTASETSASVTQINVTSTELRQAVQSSSENADQVVASAESTALAYEEGKSATNAMGDGVDVITRQVVEVGESVANLSAQAVRISEIIDMVDEVAHQSELLSVNASIEAAKAGEFGKGFQVVAAEVKTLSEQSKGATRQVRSILKEIQVAADRAIKAAEKCSLSAQEGEGLNNRTVQAINKLAQNIDAAVGSSRKIAATSRQELQGVEQVTDALSGIQDAMESNTQGAHAMEDRIKELVSLAEALKGMLAAIKV
- a CDS encoding methyl-accepting chemotaxis protein — encoded protein: MRFSLNDSIRKKTVVLALTGVMASVFILGVGLVVLQVMEKMMGLQEGLHQHTTMHFESLDYLQRYMYEGNPEDYEKFKEIRARVRGVAFQFSMADGSYSVEEIRKKIDSMGRLLDNMSTEEGKDTVELGMKLRSNPMMAAMIQAAKETVAQEDRFMAIMEAYRNNPDPEYRAGLKPKIDESLKNLVKAKVNFTEAISAFKSWVVKTVRRVFVGTFVLFLVLSVTASYFMGRSIVKPIVKAIRFSQRVSKGGFDRRLEVETKDETRDLAIAVNAICEALRDLAVKIMNGAETLTESAQDLSSTANQFATTATETSASVSEINVTAQELKQAVQTSSENADSVASYAEHSATIYEIGKKATEEMGHGMSLINLEVVEVGERIAKLSAQAVRIAEIIDMVDEVAHQSELLSVNASIEAAKAGEFGKGFQVVAAEVKTLSEQSKGATRQVRSILKEIQKAAEAAAKAAEQSASAVNHGLNLNEQASDSMSRLADSFDGAVAFTKKISSTARQELQGVSQVTDALADIKDATQQNTAGAKLMESRSRELVQLAETLKKLVENIKV
- a CDS encoding sigma-54 interaction domain-containing protein, translating into MNAENHQIWNLRFVNMIMDSMAEGVFTMDSQGRVTSWNRAMEKISGYKSEEALGMTCQMLQFDQCVQQGCPTNFKDCGVRKYKKGVSKECALRHKNGHDVAVIKNARPVFNEQGVMEGIVETITDLTEIKRAREEAEEAARRLGEMHEFGNIVGKSQGMMEVFTAIKAAAASDVTVLVTGESGTGKELVAGAIHYHSSRSTGPMVTVNCSALSETLLESELFGHVKGAFTGAIRDRVGRFEQAMDGTIFLDEIAELTPAVQVRLLRVLQEREIERVGESISRKINIRVIAATHKNLLSLVEEGVFRQDLYYRLKVFPIHIPPLRERRRDIPLLVDHFRLEENAKTGKNLEGVADKAMRKLLEYSWPGNVRELENAVEHAFVLRSSGKIDLDDLPYEIRREAASEPLPWSDDGPKFRGAITKERLLEALEQSGWNKAEAGRRLGKSRTSIWKYMKKWDIPLRVEEG
- the trxA gene encoding thioredoxin; the protein is MEINETSFGKVTGKGVSLVDFYATWCGPCKAQEPIIKELEKNFSGRAVVTKMDVDQNRDTAAKLGISSIPTVVVFKDGKEVERFIGLQNQQTLSAALESALI
- a CDS encoding arsenic resistance protein; translated protein: MWKILANINKNLIFAIPIMMVLGFVFGVFVQASFLKSAIIPLTFLMVYPMMVNLKIKKVFEGGDVKAQVMTQVVNFGVIPFAAFGLGQWFFPDQPYMALGLLLAGLVPTSGMTISWTGFANGNVAAAVKMTVIGLTLGSIATPFYVKALMGAELEVNIMAVMKQILFIVFLPMAAGFVTQQALIRKYGQEQFQQHLAPRFPGLSTAGVLGIVFVAMALKAKAIAASPEMLAYILLPLGILYAINYLLSTLLGKWLLHEKDAKAMVYGSVMRNLSIALAISINAFGPQGSTAALVIAVAYIIQVQSAAWYVKFSENIFSAGGKSPEKPAVAPVKPRKGVSTG